The Strix aluco isolate bStrAlu1 chromosome 19, bStrAlu1.hap1, whole genome shotgun sequence genome contains a region encoding:
- the RSKR gene encoding ribosomal protein S6 kinase-related protein, with protein sequence MGATSSGPGPAPVRPPQGRAVGSWVRALLGRAGPVPVPGSGLALTPRGPAEEPPLPGWPLPQLVSLFLPEFPVRPSARQQQLKILGFVAKGSFGTILKVLDCGREKVCAVKVVPKVEVLRRDTLKQCKEEVSIQRQVRHPFVHGLGDSWQGQRHLFIMCTYCSTGDLHALWRAAGRFAEATVRLFAAELVLVLVYLHDLGIMHRDVKMENILLDERGHLKLTDFGLSRHLRWGERAHTICGTLQYMAPEVLSGGPYSHAADWWSLGVLLFALASGEFPVAPAGDHVAMLERVKQSSYESPPAFSSALARLLAELLCHNPLHRLRYLHHFQSHPFFRGVAFDADLLQKDPVVVAVAPRPPEQPLPDPVTFADFDCDLTAAAAPPGQPWPG encoded by the exons ATGGGAGCAACGAGCAgcggccccgggccggccccggtGCGGCCCCCCCAG GGCCGCGCCGTGGGGTCGTGGGTGCGGGCGCTGctgggccgcgccgggccggtaCCGGTACCGGGGTCGGGGCTCGCCCTGACTCCGCGGGGCCCCGCCGAGGAGCCGCCGCTGCCCGGGTGGCCGCTGCCGCAGCTCGTCTCGCTTTTCCTGCCGGAGTTCCCCGTCCGCCCCTCCGCTCGCCAGCAGCAGCTCAAG ATCCTGGGTTTCGTGGCCAAAGGCTCCTTCGGGACCATCCTCAAAGTGCTGGACTGCGGGCGGGAGAAGGTCTGCGCCGTGAAG GTCGTGCCTAAAGTGGAGGTGCTGCGCCGTGACACCCTCAAGCAGTGCAAGGAAGAAGTCAGCATCCAG AGACAGGTCAGGCACCCGTTTGTCCACGGGCTGGGGGACAGCTGGCAGGGCCAGCGCCACCTCTTCATCA TGTGTACCTACTGCAGCACCGGAGACCTGCACGCGCTGTGGCGTGCCGCCGGGCGCTTTGCCGAGGCCACCGTCCGCCTGTTTGCCGCcgagctggtgctggtgctgg TGTACCTCCACGACCTGGGCATCATGCACAGAGACGTGAAG ATGGAGAACATCCTCCTGGACGAGAGAG GGCACCTCAAACTCACCGACTTCGGCCTCTCCCGCCACCTACGGTGGGGCGAGCGAGCCCACACCATCTGTGGCACCCTGCAGTACATGG CTCCGGAGGTGCTGAGCGGGGGGCCCTACAGCCACGCAGCCGACTGGTGGTCACTGGGAGTCCTGCTCTTCGCCCTGGCCAGCGGGGAG TTCCCTGTGGCACCGGCGGGGGACCACGTGGCCATGCTGGAGCGCGTCAAGCAGAGCAGCTACGAGAGCCCACCTGCGTTCAGCTCCGCACTGGCCCGGCTGCTCGCCGAG ctgCTGTGTCACAACCCTCTGCACCGCCTGCGCTACCTCCACCACTTCCAGAGCCACCCCTTCTTCCGCGGGGTGGCCTTTGACGCCGACCTGCTGCAGAAGGACCCGGTGGTGGTGGCAgtggccccgcgcccccccgagCAGCCCCTTCCCGACCCTGTCACCTTCGCTGACTTCGACTGTGACCTcaccgctgctgctgcccctccggGCCAGCCCTGGCCTGGCTGA
- the SPAG5 gene encoding sperm-associated antigen 5, whose translation MPCIPGAPRSATLHPLRSATLHPPSSTTPVPCTSGSPSSTTPESPDSPVPGPGTPEPPSSTVPVPGPSTPEPPSSTVPVPGPGTPEPPSSTVPIPGPSTPEPPSSTVPVPGPSTPEPPSSTVPVPGPSTPEPPRSTMPVLGPSTLEPPSSTILGPSSTVPPLLFSPVLGPSILEPPSSTVLAPLCSPMPGLCTPEPPSTTTPGPSSILSSVPFTPNSSGSTTLALCTLGPSGSASLASCTPGPPGTSSTPQEAPFRGWRAAPADLSCSPVASEPPVVDGSAGSLPCQGTPEGAESPAPAPPEQGPPGLSPIEASRSETAGLETATTPIPSPEVAPGAISWVLPLVWLEKTLNASSLLESLRHSLPLPVPTAVAGTSVTPVPTAVAGTSVTPVPTAVASTSVTPVSTAVASTSITPVSTAVAGTFMTPQDLRERSMNTSAGSPRCAKDSAAETDSLLWHCSREQLKSLPRAELEGRLESTLIIIEALSLQLRDWQESQHLLPRVGPAEQRDALTQTDVTHPRGEEEIYHNLYLELRRKMEVLQRQRGAEQDLQRELGLAAAGMSAWSRQCLLFRSLVDAAFQRLQDEQGVLAQEREQARALVFRCQAVLEKVPGKLRSCLEERDAMRQRADEALRAKEEGDRFLEAFRTHASAQISARDQSLASQRELRVLLVDAINQQASLAAEAQHFREFIDSTFENLEKERRALDEDREQVRALVSRCQAVLEKVPGKLRSCLEERDAMRQRVDEALQAKEEASCKLEETSVALQDTLAQLEQLTVANSRLSTDLSSLMTNLANVEQERDGLCQELREVTECREFLNQENHMSRMQLLEVEARLKLTLDTLQELSQQYQELMDSQQRLREEEATLSKELETTKAELLDLQLKRDKVSWSSADIAESKMRLQELADCLRAALQEEDDDAPSRSRAWTPAPRTPGWQTPRPAWTPACRTLACRTPYRAGDSFVGSVLKAVLGKDADEATGGGSAFTKDKLPSTPKPIEPEDGLLESVKELRATVSNLTMLSSRIEDLEQSKFKALQTEISDLQLRLETVTAESQEKMDAQAATIAKLNKALRGKLENEKELQDVVKQQEERMLQLIDKSGEVTRLNGEVSQLKRSLQRAETEAKVLWEEMRGQEPKVDTAYIQERVLLRQEVDKLRLMLLEKEDENLLLSDKYREQVQGLEMRLHHTQKVLRTHEEMQEKMKEVLLAVPDLAAGCQEFHSLLRYLGQKPASGSKEAAEPL comes from the exons ATGCCCTGCATCCCAGGAGCCCCCCGCAGTGCTACCCTGCACCCCCTCCGCAGTGCTaccctgcacccccccagcagcaccacccCAGTGCCTTGTACCTCAGGGTCCCCCAGCAGCACCACCCCAGAGTCCCCTGACAGTCCCGTCCCGGGGCCAGGCACCCCggagccccccagcagcaccgtGCCCGTCCCGGGGCCCAGCACCCCggagccccccagcagcaccgtGCCCGTCCCGGGGCCAGGCACCCCggagccccccagcagcaccgtGCCCATCCCGGGGCCCAGCACCCCggagccccccagcagcaccgtGCCCGTCCCGGGGCCCAGCACCCCGGAGCCCCCCAGCAGCACTGTGCCCGTCCCAGGGCCCAGCACCCCGGAGCCCCCCAGAAGCACCATGCCCGTTCTGGGGCCCAGCACCCTggagccccccagcagcaccatCCTGGGGCCCAGCAGCACTGTGCCACCCCTCTTGTTCAGCCCCGTTCTGGGGCCCAGCATCCTGGAGCCCCCCAGTAGCACCGTGCTGGCCCCCCTGTGCAGCCCCATGCCAGGGTTGTGTACCCCGGAgccccccagcaccaccaccccgGGACCCTCCAGCATCCTCAGCTCAGTGCCTTTCACCCCAAACTCCTCAGGCAGCACCACTCTAGCACTCTGCACCCTTGGGCCCAGTGGCAGTGCCAGCCTGGCCTCCTGCACTCCAGGGCCCCCTGGCACCAGCTCCACCCCGCAGGAAGCTCCCTTCCGTGGGTGGCGAGCGGCACCCGCCGACCTCTCCTGCAGCCCTGTGGCCTCTGAGCCCCCGGTTGTAGACGGAAGTGCTGGTTCTCTACCTTGCCAAGGCACTCCTGAGGGAGCCGagtccccagcccctgctcccccagAGCAGGGCCCCCCTGGACTCTCACCCATCGAGGCAAGTAGGTCAGAGACTGCTGGGCTGGAGACAGCGACCACCCCTATCCCCTCGCCCGAGGTGGCCCCGGGTGCCATATCCTGGGTGTTGCCGCTGGTGTGGCTGGAGAAAACCCTCAATGCCTCATCTCTGCTGGAGTCCCTGCGGCACAGCCTGCCCCTGCCCGTGCCCACGGCGGTCGCCGGCACCAGTGTCACCCCCGTGCCCACGGCGGTCGCCGGCACCAGTGTCACCCCCGTGCCCACGGCGGTCGCCAGCACCAGTGTCACCCCCGTGTCCACGGCGGTCGCCAGCACCAGCATCACCCCCGTGTCCACAGCGGTCGCTGGCACCTTCATGACCCCCCAGGACCTGCGGGAGAGGAGCATGAACACATCTGCAGGCAGCCCCCGCTGCGCCAAGGACAGCGCTGCCGAAACGGACTCCCTGCTCTGGCA CTGTTCCCGGGAGCAGCTGAAGTCTCTGCCGCGGGCAGAGCTGGAAGGACGGCTGGAGAGCACCCTCATCATCATTGAAGCCCTCTCGCTCCAGCTGCGCGACTGGCAGGAGAGCCAGCACCTGCTGCCCCGCGTGGGGCCGGCTGAACAGAGGGACGCGCTCACGCAGACAGACGTCACCCACCCCAGAGGG GAGGAGGAGATCTACCACAACCTCTACCTTGAGCTACGGAGGAAGATGGAGGTTCTGCAGCGGCAGCGGGGAGCAGAGCAGGACCTTCAGcgggagctggggctggctgcagcGGGGATG AGCGCCTGGAGCAGGCAGTGCCTCCTGTTTCGGAGCCTCGTGGATGCTGCCTTTCAGAGATTGCAGGATGAGCAGGGAGTCCTTGCCCAGGAG CGGGAACAGGCAAGAGCTCTGGTGTTCCGGTGCCAAGCTGTGCTGGAGAAAGTGCCCGGCAAGCTGCGGAGCTGTCTGGAGGAGCGGGATGCCATGAGGCAGCGAGCGGATGAAGCCCTCCGAGCCAAGGAGGAG GGAGATCGCTTCCTGGAGGCCTTCCGCACCCATGCCAGCGCCCAGATCAGTGCCCGTGACCAGAGCCTGGCCTCCCAGCGGGAGCTGCGCGTGCTGCTGGTGGATGCCATCAACCAGCAG GCATCCCTGGCCGCCGAGGCTCAGCATTTCCGGGAATTCATAGACAGCACCTTTGAAaatctggagaaggaaaggagagctCTGGATGAGGAC CGGGAGCAGGTCAGGGCTCTGGTGTCCCGGTGCCAGGCCGTGCTGGAGAAAGTGCCCGGCAAGCTGCGGAGCTGCCTGGAGGAGCGGGATGCCATGAGGCAGCGAGTGGATGAAGCTCTTCAAGCCAAGGAGGAG GCGTCCTGCAAGCTGGAGGAGACCTCGGTGGCTCTGCAGGACACGCTGGCTCAGCTGGAGCAGCTGACGGTGGCCAACTCACGCCTCAGCACAG ACCTGAGCTCCCTGATGACAAATCTGGCCAACGTGGAGCAGGAGCGGGATGGGCTGTGCCAGGAGCTGCGGGAGGTGACCGAATGCCGGGAG TTCCTCAATCAGGAGAACCACATGTCCCGCATGCAGTTGCTGGAGGTGGAGGCCAGGCTGAAGCTCACGCTGGACACCCTGCAGGAGCTCAGCCAGCAGTACCAGGAGCTTATGGATTCCCAGCAGCGCCTACG GGAAGAGGAGGCTACTCTCAGCAAGGAGCTGGAGACCACCAAGGCCGAGCTCCTTGACTTGCAGCTCAAGAGGGACAAAGTCTCCTGGAGCTCTGCAGACATTGCTGAGAGCAAGATGCGGCTGCAGGAGCTTGCCGACTGTCTCAGGGCCGCTCTGCAAGAGGAG GATGACGATGCTCCATCGAGAAGCAGAGCCTGGACCCCGGCTCCGCGGACACCGGGCTGGCAGACACCCCGCCCTGCCTGGACCCCTGCCTGCCGCACGCTGGCATGCCGCACACCGTACCGTGCTGGGGACTCCTTCGTGGGCAGTGTCCTGAAAGCGGTGTTGGGGAAAG ATGCTGATGAAGCCACCGGAGGTGGGAGTGCATTTACCAAGGACAAACTTCCCTCTACACCAAAGCCAATAG AGCCTGAGGATGGTCTGCTGGAGAGCGTGAAGGAGCTGAGAGCCACAGTCTCCAACCTCACCATGCTGAGCTCCCGCATTGAGGATCTGGAGCAGAGCAAGTTCAAGGCACTGCAGACGGAGAT CTCTGACCTGCAGCTCCGTCTGGAGACGGTGACAGCCGAGAGCCAGGAGAAGATGGATGCCCAGGCTGCCACCATCGCTAAGTTGAACAAGGCGTTGAGGGGCAAGCTAGAG AACGAGAAGGAGCTGCAGGACGTGGTGAAACAGCAGGAAGAGAGGATGCTGCAACTCATCGACAAGAGTGGGGAAGTCACG AGGCTGAATGGAGAGGTCTCCCAGCTCAAGCGCTCGCTCCAGCGTGCTGAAACGGAGGCCAAGGTGCTGTGGGAGGAGATGCGGGGGCAGGAGCCCAAGGTGGACACTGCCTACATCCAGGAGCGAGTCCTGCTGCGGCAGGAG GTGGACAAACTGCGGCTGATGCTCCTGGAGAAAGAGGATGAGAATCTTTTGCTCTCTGACAAGTACCGGGAGCAG GTCCAAGGGCTGGAGATGAGGCTCCATCATACCCAGAAAGTGCTGAGGACCCACGAGGAGATGCAGGAGAAGATGAAAGAG gtCCTGTTGGCCGTCCCTGACCTGGCAGCGGGCTGCCAAGAGTTCCACAGCCTGCTGCGGTACTTGGGCCAGAAGCCAGCCTCTGGCAGTAAGGAAGCTGCTGAGCCGCTCTAG